One region of Hoeflea sp. 108 genomic DNA includes:
- a CDS encoding NADP-dependent malic enzyme, with product MASNKKTDNTGPSVSSEEALEFHAMGRPGKLEVVPTKPMATQRDLSLAYSPGVAVPVKAIAEDPSRAFDYTTRGNMVAVISNGTAILGLGNLGALASKPVMEGKSVLFKRFADVDSIDLEVDTEDADEFINCVRFLGPSFGGINLEDIKAPECFIIEQKLRELMDIPVFHDDQHGTAIIAAAGLINALAITGRDMATTKLVCNGAGAAGIACIELVKAMGFAPDNVILCDTKGVVYQGRTEGMNQWKSAHAAKTEARSLADALDGADVFFGLSAKGALTTAMVQSMAKNPIIFAMANPDPEITPEEVAEIRTDAIMATGRSDYPNQVNNVLGFPYIFRGALDVRATTINDDMKVAAATALAELARQDVPDDVAAAYQGNRPKFGPNYIIPVPFDPRLISAIPVAVARAAMDSGVARKPILDLDKYANELSARRDPIASTLQRIYDRVRRQPKRIVFTEGEEEQVMRAAVSYVNQKLGTAILLGRDDVIKENARHAGIDLNKAGLEIINARLSRRNALYADYLYERMQRKGFLLRDCQRLINNDRNHFAACMVALGDADGMVSGVTRNYSTVLEDVRRVIDAKPGHRVIGVSIVLARGRNVIVADTAVHDMPNAEQIADIAEEAAGYARKMGYEPRVAMLAYSTFGHPAGERSERVQEAVKILDKRRVDFEYDGEMAADVALNHRLMQQQYPFCRLTGAANVLVMPAYHSASISTKMLQELGGSTVIGPLLVGLNKPVQVVPLNAKDSDIVNMAAIAAYNAGA from the coding sequence ATGGCATCGAACAAGAAAACCGACAACACCGGCCCCTCGGTCAGCTCCGAGGAAGCGCTCGAGTTCCACGCCATGGGCCGGCCCGGCAAGCTGGAGGTCGTGCCGACCAAGCCGATGGCCACACAGCGTGACCTCAGCCTCGCCTATTCGCCCGGCGTCGCCGTGCCAGTGAAGGCCATCGCCGAGGATCCCTCGCGCGCCTTCGACTACACCACCAGGGGCAACATGGTCGCCGTCATTTCCAACGGCACCGCCATCCTCGGCCTCGGCAATCTCGGCGCGCTCGCCTCCAAGCCGGTCATGGAAGGCAAGTCGGTGCTGTTCAAGCGCTTCGCCGACGTCGATTCCATCGATCTCGAGGTCGACACCGAGGACGCCGACGAATTCATCAACTGCGTGCGTTTCCTCGGGCCGTCCTTCGGCGGCATCAATCTCGAGGACATCAAGGCGCCCGAATGCTTCATCATCGAGCAGAAGCTGCGCGAGCTGATGGACATCCCCGTCTTCCATGACGACCAGCATGGCACCGCCATCATCGCCGCCGCCGGCCTCATCAACGCGCTTGCCATTACCGGCCGCGACATGGCGACGACGAAGCTCGTCTGCAACGGCGCCGGTGCCGCCGGCATCGCCTGCATCGAGCTGGTCAAGGCCATGGGCTTCGCCCCCGACAACGTCATCCTGTGCGACACCAAGGGCGTCGTCTACCAGGGCCGCACCGAGGGCATGAACCAGTGGAAGTCGGCGCATGCCGCCAAGACCGAGGCGCGCAGCCTCGCCGACGCGCTCGACGGCGCCGACGTCTTCTTCGGCCTCTCGGCCAAGGGCGCGCTGACCACCGCCATGGTCCAGTCCATGGCCAAGAACCCGATCATCTTCGCCATGGCCAATCCCGATCCGGAGATCACGCCCGAGGAAGTGGCCGAGATCCGCACTGACGCCATCATGGCCACCGGCCGTTCGGACTATCCGAACCAGGTCAACAACGTGCTCGGCTTTCCCTACATCTTCCGCGGCGCGCTCGATGTCCGCGCCACCACCATCAACGATGACATGAAGGTCGCCGCCGCCACCGCCCTTGCCGAGCTCGCCCGCCAGGACGTTCCCGACGACGTCGCCGCCGCCTACCAGGGCAACCGGCCGAAATTCGGCCCGAACTACATCATCCCGGTGCCGTTCGACCCGCGCCTGATCTCGGCGATCCCGGTGGCCGTCGCCCGCGCCGCCATGGACTCGGGCGTCGCCCGCAAGCCGATCCTCGACCTCGATAAATACGCCAACGAACTCTCGGCCCGCCGCGACCCCATCGCCTCCACGCTCCAGCGCATCTACGACCGTGTCCGGCGCCAGCCCAAACGCATCGTCTTCACCGAGGGTGAGGAAGAGCAGGTCATGCGCGCCGCCGTCTCTTATGTGAACCAGAAGCTTGGCACCGCCATCCTTCTCGGCCGCGACGACGTCATCAAGGAAAACGCCCGCCATGCCGGCATCGACCTGAACAAGGCGGGCCTCGAGATCATCAACGCGCGCCTGTCGCGCCGCAACGCTCTTTATGCCGACTATCTGTACGAACGCATGCAGCGCAAGGGCTTCCTGCTGCGCGATTGCCAGCGTCTGATCAACAACGACCGCAACCATTTTGCCGCCTGCATGGTGGCGCTCGGCGATGCCGACGGCATGGTCTCTGGCGTCACCCGCAACTACTCGACCGTGCTGGAGGATGTCCGCCGCGTCATCGACGCCAAGCCCGGCCACCGCGTCATCGGTGTCTCCATCGTGCTCGCCCGCGGCCGCAACGTCATCGTCGCCGACACGGCGGTCCACGACATGCCGAACGCCGAGCAGATCGCCGACATCGCCGAGGAGGCCGCCGGCTACGCCCGCAAGATGGGCTATGAGCCGCGCGTCGCCATGCTCGCCTATTCGACCTTCGGCCACCCGGCCGGCGAGCGCTCGGAACGTGTCCAGGAAGCGGTCAAGATCCTCGACAAGCGCCGCGTCGACTTCGAATATGACGGCGAAATGGCCGCCGACGTCGCTCTCAACCATCGCCTAATGCAGCAGCAGTACCCCTTCTGCCGCCTCACCGGTGCCGCCAACGTGCTGGTCATGCCGGCCTACCACTCGGCCTCGATCTCGACCAAGATGCTGCAGGAACTCGGCGGCTCCACCGTCATCGGCCCGCTTCTTGTCGGCCTCAACAAACCGGTCCAGGTCGTCCCGCTCAACGCCAAGGATAGCGACATCGTCAACATGGCGGCAATCGCGGCGTACAACGCGGGGGCTTGA
- a CDS encoding adenosine kinase encodes MSQYDVLCIGNAIVDIIAQCDEAFLTDNGIIKGAMNLIDGERAELLYSRMGPAIEASGGSAGNTAAGIASFGGRAAYFGKVSRDHLGEVFTHDIRAQGVAFDTKPLDGTPPTARSMILVTPDGERSMNTFLGACVELGPDDVEADKASGAKVTYFEGYLWDPPLAKEAIRMTAAHAHAAGREVSMTLSDSFCVDRYRAEFLDLMRSGTVDIVFANSHEIKSLYETSSFDEALAQIRRDCKLAAITRSEKGSVIVRGDETVVIEATKIRELVDTTGAGDLYAAGFLHGYTQGRSLKDCGDLGSLAAGLVIQQIGPRPRQNLKREAEQAGLL; translated from the coding sequence ATGAGCCAATATGACGTGCTGTGCATCGGCAACGCCATCGTCGACATCATCGCGCAATGCGACGAAGCCTTTCTCACCGACAACGGCATCATCAAGGGCGCGATGAACCTCATCGACGGCGAGCGCGCCGAGCTGCTCTATTCGCGCATGGGCCCGGCGATCGAGGCCTCCGGCGGCTCCGCCGGCAACACGGCTGCCGGCATCGCCAGCTTCGGCGGCCGCGCCGCCTATTTCGGCAAGGTTTCCCGCGACCATCTCGGCGAGGTCTTCACCCACGATATCCGCGCCCAGGGCGTCGCCTTCGACACCAAACCGCTTGACGGCACCCCGCCGACGGCGCGCTCGATGATCCTCGTCACGCCCGACGGCGAGCGCTCGATGAACACGTTTCTCGGCGCCTGCGTCGAGCTCGGCCCAGACGACGTCGAGGCCGACAAGGCGAGTGGCGCCAAAGTCACCTATTTCGAAGGCTATCTGTGGGACCCGCCGCTGGCCAAGGAAGCGATCCGCATGACCGCCGCCCACGCACACGCCGCCGGCCGTGAAGTGTCGATGACGCTGTCGGATTCATTCTGCGTCGACCGCTACCGCGCAGAGTTCCTCGACCTGATGCGCTCGGGCACGGTCGACATCGTCTTTGCCAACAGCCACGAGATCAAGTCGCTCTACGAGACCTCGTCGTTTGACGAGGCGCTCGCCCAGATCCGCCGGGATTGCAAGCTCGCCGCCATCACCCGCTCCGAGAAGGGCTCGGTGATCGTGCGCGGCGACGAGACCGTGGTCATCGAGGCGACCAAGATCCGCGAGCTGGTCGACACGACGGGCGCCGGCGACCTCTACGCTGCCGGTTTCCTCCACGGCTACACGCAGGGGCGCTCGCTCAAGGATTGCGGCGACCTCGGCTCGCTGGCCGCCGGCCTGGTGATCCAGCAGATCGGCCCTCGGCCGCGGCAGAATTTGAAGCGCGAGGCCGAGCAGGCCGGGTTGCTGTAG
- a CDS encoding sulfate transporter family protein, which translates to MILDAARAAASQLFTAEFRSVFFKTLGLTILALVALWFGIREVFDWLAMPWIDAMLPGLPSWTGWLGLIAAVVAGIGLALGLALLIAPATAIVAGLFLDDVAEVVEKTNYPNDRPGRPVPALRALVLAIKFFGIVILGNIVALFLLFVPGVNIGAFFLVNGYLLGREFFEFAAMRFRSEQDAKDLRRRNAGTVFLAGLVIAAFLAVPILNLLTPLFAAAMMVHLHKSVSVSELRTAGLRA; encoded by the coding sequence ATGATCCTCGACGCCGCCCGCGCCGCCGCAAGCCAGCTCTTCACGGCCGAGTTCCGCAGCGTGTTCTTCAAGACGCTGGGGCTGACGATCCTTGCGCTGGTGGCGCTGTGGTTCGGCATCCGCGAAGTGTTCGACTGGCTTGCCATGCCATGGATCGACGCCATGCTGCCCGGCCTGCCCTCGTGGACCGGCTGGCTCGGGCTGATCGCGGCTGTTGTCGCGGGTATCGGCCTGGCGCTGGGGCTGGCGCTATTGATTGCGCCCGCCACGGCCATCGTCGCCGGCCTGTTCTTGGACGACGTCGCCGAGGTCGTCGAGAAGACCAACTATCCCAATGACCGCCCGGGCCGGCCGGTGCCGGCCTTGCGCGCCCTGGTTCTGGCGATCAAGTTCTTCGGCATCGTCATCCTGGGCAACATCGTGGCGCTGTTCCTGCTGTTCGTGCCGGGCGTCAACATCGGCGCCTTCTTCCTAGTCAACGGCTATCTGCTCGGCCGGGAGTTCTTCGAATTCGCCGCCATGCGTTTCCGCTCCGAGCAGGACGCCAAGGATTTGCGCCGCCGCAACGCCGGCACGGTGTTTTTGGCGGGCCTCGTCATTGCCGCCTTCCTCGCCGTGCCGATCCTCAACCTTCTGACCCCGCTCTTCGCGGCTGCGATGATGGTGCATCTGCACAAGAGCGTATCTGTTTCCGAACTCAGGACGGCCGGACTGCGGGCGTGA
- a CDS encoding isocitrate lyase/phosphoenolpyruvate mutase family protein: MDKGAVFRKLHEAPGAFIIPNPWDVGTAKLLASFGFEALATTSAGFAFSRGLPDGDVGFEAMIHHCRDMAHATGLPVSADLEKGKGDSPESAAETIFAAEAAGLAGCSIEDHTGEADRPIYDFSHAVERITAAAEAARALKHDFVLTARSENFLWNRPDLDDTIKRLQAFEKAGADVLYAPGITDVEMIRILCSSVTKPVNVLAVPSFSVAVLAEAGAKRISLGSKLTSYAFGMMERASREMLGQGTFEFARDGIPYGKLQAMFGRDN, translated from the coding sequence ATGGACAAGGGCGCAGTCTTCCGGAAACTTCACGAGGCGCCGGGCGCCTTCATCATTCCAAATCCGTGGGATGTCGGCACGGCCAAGCTGCTTGCCTCGTTCGGCTTCGAGGCGCTGGCAACGACAAGCGCCGGCTTCGCCTTCTCGCGCGGCCTGCCCGACGGCGACGTCGGCTTCGAGGCGATGATCCACCACTGCCGCGACATGGCGCATGCCACTGGCCTGCCGGTGTCGGCCGACCTCGAAAAAGGCAAGGGCGACAGCCCCGAAAGTGCCGCCGAGACGATCTTCGCGGCCGAAGCCGCGGGCCTTGCCGGCTGCTCGATCGAGGACCACACCGGCGAGGCCGACCGGCCGATCTATGATTTTTCGCATGCAGTGGAGCGTATCACCGCGGCCGCAGAGGCGGCGCGGGCGCTGAAGCACGATTTCGTGCTGACGGCACGCTCTGAAAATTTCCTCTGGAACCGACCCGACCTCGACGACACGATCAAGCGGCTGCAGGCTTTCGAAAAGGCCGGGGCCGACGTGCTTTATGCGCCCGGGATCACCGATGTGGAGATGATCCGTATCCTGTGCAGCTCGGTCACCAAACCAGTCAACGTGCTGGCCGTACCCAGCTTCTCCGTCGCCGTTCTGGCCGAGGCGGGTGCGAAACGCATTTCGCTCGGCTCCAAGCTGACGAGCTACGCCTTCGGCATGATGGAGCGGGCGTCGCGCGAGATGCTGGGCCAGGGCACGTTCGAATTCGCCCGCGACGGCATACCCTACGGCAAGCTGCAGGCGATGTTCGGCCGCGACAACTGA
- a CDS encoding HAD family phosphatase — MSAPKLVIFDCDGVLVDTEPLANRRLSAWLSEAGYPVSYEQCRKQFVGRSLVSVQKEVEATGVSLGPDFVERWYRELPELFETGVQAIPHIETFVTAVQSAGIAYCVASSARVNKMHMTLGQTGLLTYFRDVLFSATMVERGKPFPDLFLHAAGTMGFEPSDCVVIEDSVAGAQAGAAAGMRVFGYHGDPHSDRDGLAASGAVLFDDMRKLAGLIPIG, encoded by the coding sequence GTGAGCGCGCCCAAGCTCGTCATCTTCGACTGTGACGGCGTTCTCGTCGACACCGAGCCGCTGGCCAACCGCCGCCTGTCGGCCTGGTTGAGCGAAGCCGGCTATCCCGTCAGCTACGAGCAATGCCGCAAGCAGTTCGTCGGCCGCAGCCTGGTGTCGGTGCAGAAGGAGGTCGAGGCAACAGGCGTCAGCCTCGGCCCCGACTTCGTCGAGCGCTGGTATCGCGAGCTGCCCGAGCTGTTCGAAACGGGCGTGCAGGCCATCCCGCATATCGAGACCTTCGTCACGGCGGTGCAATCCGCCGGTATCGCCTATTGCGTGGCGTCTTCGGCGCGCGTCAACAAGATGCACATGACGCTCGGCCAGACCGGGCTGCTCACCTATTTCCGCGACGTGCTGTTTTCGGCCACCATGGTCGAGCGCGGCAAGCCCTTCCCCGACCTCTTCCTCCATGCCGCCGGCACAATGGGTTTTGAGCCTTCCGACTGCGTCGTCATTGAAGACAGCGTCGCTGGCGCACAGGCCGGTGCCGCCGCCGGCATGCGGGTGTTCGGCTATCACGGCGATCCGCATTCCGACCGCGACGGGCTGGCTGCCAGCGGGGCCGTGCTGTTCGACGACATGCGCAAGCTGGCGGGACTGATCCCGATCGGCTGA
- the dut gene encoding dUTP diphosphatase — translation MKSASENSSAPVVGIVRLPHAGDLQLPAYETTGAAGMDLRAAVPEDRPMLILPGKRALVPTGLVFEIPMGFEGQIRPRSGLAFKHGITCLNTPGTIDSDYRGEVKVLLINHGDEDFYVERGMRIAQIVIASVTRAQVEERDLAGDTTRGSGGFGSTGTA, via the coding sequence ATGAAATCCGCCTCCGAAAATTCTTCCGCCCCCGTCGTCGGGATCGTTCGTTTGCCGCATGCAGGCGACCTGCAGCTGCCTGCCTACGAGACCACGGGCGCAGCCGGCATGGACCTGCGCGCCGCCGTCCCCGAGGACCGGCCGATGCTCATCCTGCCCGGCAAGCGCGCGCTTGTGCCGACCGGTCTGGTCTTCGAAATCCCCATGGGCTTCGAAGGCCAGATCAGGCCGCGTTCCGGCCTCGCCTTCAAGCACGGCATCACCTGCCTCAACACGCCCGGCACCATCGACAGCGACTATCGCGGCGAGGTCAAGGTGCTCTTGATCAACCATGGCGACGAGGACTTCTATGTCGAGCGCGGCATGCGCATCGCCCAGATCGTCATTGCGTCGGTGACCCGCGCCCAGGTCGAGGAGCGCGACCTCGCCGGTGACACGACGCGCGGCAGCGGCGGCTTCGGCTCGACGGGCACCGCGTGA
- a CDS encoding class II glutamine amidotransferase produces the protein MCRWAAYLGEEVFLEDIVSAPCHSLIAQSHCAEEAKSPTNGDGFGLAWYGDRPEPGLYRDILPAWSDPNLKSLCRQIKSSLFLAHVRAATGGGTSRANCHPFISGRWSFMHNGQISGFEKIRRRLEAAVCDTLYDQRQGTTDSELFFLLMLEEGLDADPQGAVARATCRVVEASEAAGMTASFKLTAAFSDGERLFAVRYATDAHAPTLYTRDGAAGRCIVSEPFDREGESWQAVPPSSFVTMTRQGMTVSPFEPASANRAVAAE, from the coding sequence ATGTGCCGGTGGGCCGCCTATCTCGGTGAAGAGGTCTTTCTCGAAGACATCGTTTCCGCACCGTGCCATTCGCTGATCGCCCAGAGCCACTGCGCCGAGGAAGCGAAGTCGCCGACCAATGGCGACGGCTTCGGGCTCGCCTGGTATGGCGACCGGCCCGAACCCGGCCTCTACCGCGACATCCTGCCGGCCTGGTCGGATCCCAATCTCAAAAGCCTGTGCCGCCAGATCAAGTCGAGCCTGTTTCTGGCCCATGTGCGTGCCGCGACAGGCGGTGGCACCAGCCGGGCCAATTGCCATCCCTTCATCTCGGGCCGCTGGAGCTTCATGCACAATGGCCAGATTTCCGGCTTCGAAAAGATCCGCCGCCGGCTGGAGGCCGCCGTCTGCGACACGCTCTACGACCAGCGCCAGGGAACGACCGATTCCGAATTGTTCTTCCTGCTGATGCTGGAGGAGGGGCTGGATGCCGACCCGCAAGGGGCGGTGGCTCGGGCCACATGCCGCGTCGTCGAGGCGTCGGAAGCCGCCGGCATGACCGCCTCGTTCAAGCTGACGGCGGCGTTCAGCGATGGCGAAAGGCTGTTTGCGGTGCGTTACGCCACCGATGCGCATGCACCGACCCTCTACACGCGTGACGGGGCCGCCGGCCGCTGCATCGTCTCCGAGCCCTTCGACCGCGAAGGCGAAAGCTGGCAGGCCGTGCCGCCGTCGAGCTTCGTCACCATGACACGGCAAGGCATGACGGTCAGTCCGTTCGAGCCGGCCTCAGCGAACCGGGCGGTAGCCGCGGAGTGA
- a CDS encoding SRPBCC domain-containing protein, producing the protein MTIHQEVHLRGTPKDIYDLLLNAARFQAMTGGLSAHISTHEGGEVSIFGGDIEARNLELVPNRRIVQAWRSRHWAEGIYSVVRFELEAEAGGTRLVFDQNGYPRSARAMLDEGWTKMYWEPMNKALAHH; encoded by the coding sequence GTGACCATTCACCAGGAAGTGCATCTCAGGGGCACGCCGAAGGACATCTACGATCTGCTTCTCAACGCCGCGCGTTTCCAGGCAATGACGGGTGGGCTCTCGGCCCACATCTCGACGCATGAGGGCGGCGAGGTGTCGATCTTCGGTGGCGACATCGAAGCTCGCAACCTCGAGCTGGTGCCCAATCGCCGCATCGTCCAGGCGTGGCGTTCCAGGCATTGGGCTGAGGGTATCTATTCGGTCGTCCGCTTCGAACTCGAAGCCGAGGCCGGCGGCACCCGGCTCGTCTTCGACCAGAACGGCTATCCGCGCTCGGCCCGCGCCATGCTCGATGAAGGCTGGACGAAGATGTATTGGGAACCGATGAACAAGGCACTGGCGCATCACTGA